Below is a genomic region from Vibrio pomeroyi.
TTTGTTTCTGACCATTAACCACATCAAGCCGCCTAGGGTGCCGACGGATAATTGGATAAAGCCGAGGTTTTCAATCAGTGAGTCTGGGCGGATCGAAACTAAGACCATGCCTAGCGAGCCACAAATCATGCTAAAGAATTGAATCAGTGCAACTGCAGAGCCTGTGTCGTGGTCTTGTTGATTCAGCATCAAGTTAGTGCCGGGCACTCGCATGATGATGGCCATTAAAGTGGCAGGGGCTGCGATGAAAGCAAAGAACCAAGGTGACAATCCACCGACAGTTAGCGTGAAGATTCCGGCAATCGCCAGTAGAGTAAAACACCCGGTAATGACTTTTTGAACTGGCATTCGATAGGACAACTTCATGTAAATGGTTGGCCCGAATGAGGCGCACATTGCGTTGAATGCGAACGCGTAGCTGAACTGTTGTTCGGTGAGCCCGAAGTCATTGATGTAGATATAAGATCCGGCAGCCAGAAAGCCCATCAACGCCATTGGTGTGATAGAGAAAATAACCAGTAGCTTGACGAACGAACGGTTTTTCATGACCACGCCCATTCTTCCCCATGAACGGAACATAGAACCTTGGTACTTGGTTTCTAGCGTCTCTCGATAGCAGAACGCTAATACTGAGGCGAACGCACCAAAAATCGCGAGAGTGACGAACATCATTCTCCAAGATGCGATTTTCAGTAGGAAGGCACCAAATACAGGCGCGACCATCGGCGCGATGATCACTAGTGACATGATGGTCGCCATGATCTTTTCGCGTTCTCGCCCCTCATAAAGATCTTTCACAATGGCGGTGGCAATAACAGTGATGGCACTGCCTGCAAACGCTTGAAAGATGCGAGCGCCAATCAATTGCTCGATGCTGTTGGTCATTGCGCAGATTACGCTCGCGACCATATAGCTTGCTAAGCCAATCAATAGGATAGGCTTACGGCCAAATTTTTCGCTCAACGGTCCCCAGAACAACAGACCTACAGCATAAGTCACGAAGTAGCTGCTTAGGGTTAGGTTAACCATCGATTGATCGGTATTGAACACCTCGACCATTTGCGGAAGTGCTGGCAAATACAGGTCGATGGTCAATGGAGGAAACGCACTGATGATAACGAGGAAAAATAGCATACCGGTCTTACCCAGTACTGGTTGTGGTTTCTTCAAGGTCTCTCCCCGTTATCCAAGAAAAGGTTTCTAATGGATGTGATGTTGTGTTTCAGAAGGCGTAAGGCACATCAGACATTAAGAATGGATTCGCTAAAGAAGGTGGCGAAAGTCTCTGGGATACTATCTGGGCGCTTAATTGTATTACAAAATATTATCACTCTTATAGTTAATGAGTTCAACCAGTTAGTGAGTCGGTTAGATT
It encodes:
- a CDS encoding multidrug effflux MFS transporter — encoded protein: MLFFLVIISAFPPLTIDLYLPALPQMVEVFNTDQSMVNLTLSSYFVTYAVGLLFWGPLSEKFGRKPILLIGLASYMVASVICAMTNSIEQLIGARIFQAFAGSAITVIATAIVKDLYEGREREKIMATIMSLVIIAPMVAPVFGAFLLKIASWRMMFVTLAIFGAFASVLAFCYRETLETKYQGSMFRSWGRMGVVMKNRSFVKLLVIFSITPMALMGFLAAGSYIYINDFGLTEQQFSYAFAFNAMCASFGPTIYMKLSYRMPVQKVITGCFTLLAIAGIFTLTVGGLSPWFFAFIAAPATLMAIIMRVPGTNLMLNQQDHDTGSAVALIQFFSMICGSLGMVLVSIRPDSLIENLGFIQLSVGTLGGLMWLMVRNKEYVTTKLN